The following coding sequences lie in one Variovorax terrae genomic window:
- a CDS encoding caspase family protein gives MLPLLPSAPIRLKGLCALICLASVAAGAQAPGDARVALVIGNGAYASAPALPNPANDAGAMASTLKGLGFTVIELRDGTKAQMAEAIARVRETLKGRQGVGMLYYAGHGLQMDARNYMVPVDARMARTADVPQQTVDVSSVIEAFKAAGNRMNILVLDACRDNPFGGITTGRGLAPLDAPSGTFLAYATAPGNVAEDGDVKSGNGLYTQFLLQELKKPQARIEDVFKRVRFAVRKASNGRQIPWESTSLEDDFQFNEGRVIAAARPTAQQLQAEFTQEKQDWDRIKDSTRADDFYAFLQKYPSGSISEAALARLNQINQPTLLVQGAGADGSDKPYARATYKLGDEFESAYEGGTMRLIQRVTSVTPDEVAVTSRAVIDGKEQSHETVELFDPSGGSRGIKGMYRYNPPQTFFPAEQMQVGKSWKVGFETVGTLFGSFPSHTINGEARVLARETLQTPAGAFSTFKIEWVTYSSLKAGQATRCLFWLSQDVPVAVRSECSVPASGTSPARQVVQLVRVKRAS, from the coding sequence ATGCTGCCGCTTCTGCCTTCCGCTCCCATTCGTCTCAAGGGGCTGTGCGCCCTGATTTGCCTGGCCTCGGTCGCCGCGGGAGCCCAGGCTCCCGGGGATGCCCGGGTGGCCCTGGTCATCGGCAATGGTGCCTATGCCTCGGCCCCGGCGCTGCCCAACCCGGCCAACGACGCGGGCGCCATGGCCAGCACGCTGAAAGGCCTGGGCTTCACGGTGATCGAGCTGCGCGACGGCACCAAGGCCCAGATGGCCGAGGCGATCGCCCGGGTGCGCGAAACGCTGAAGGGCCGGCAGGGCGTGGGCATGCTGTATTACGCGGGCCACGGCCTGCAGATGGATGCGCGCAACTACATGGTGCCGGTGGACGCCCGGATGGCCAGGACCGCCGACGTGCCCCAGCAGACGGTGGACGTGAGCTCTGTGATCGAGGCCTTCAAGGCCGCCGGCAACCGTATGAACATCCTGGTGCTCGACGCCTGCCGCGACAACCCGTTCGGCGGCATCACCACCGGGCGGGGCCTGGCGCCGCTGGATGCCCCCAGCGGCACCTTCCTGGCCTACGCCACGGCACCGGGCAACGTGGCCGAAGACGGTGATGTGAAATCAGGCAACGGCCTGTACACCCAGTTCCTGCTGCAGGAGCTGAAGAAGCCGCAGGCCCGCATCGAGGACGTGTTCAAACGCGTGCGCTTTGCCGTGCGCAAGGCCAGCAACGGCCGGCAGATCCCGTGGGAGAGCACCAGCCTGGAGGACGACTTCCAGTTCAACGAAGGCAGGGTCATCGCCGCTGCCAGGCCGACGGCGCAGCAATTGCAGGCCGAGTTCACGCAGGAGAAGCAGGACTGGGACCGCATCAAGGACAGCACCCGGGCGGACGACTTCTACGCCTTCCTGCAGAAGTACCCCAGCGGCAGCATCAGCGAAGCCGCGCTGGCCCGCTTGAACCAGATCAACCAGCCCACGCTGCTGGTCCAGGGCGCGGGCGCGGACGGCAGCGACAAGCCCTACGCCCGCGCCACGTACAAGCTCGGCGACGAGTTCGAGTCGGCCTATGAAGGGGGCACCATGCGCCTGATCCAGCGTGTGACCAGTGTCACGCCCGATGAAGTGGCCGTCACCAGCCGTGCGGTGATCGACGGCAAGGAGCAGTCCCACGAGACGGTCGAGCTGTTCGACCCCAGCGGGGGATCGCGCGGCATCAAGGGGATGTACCGCTACAACCCGCCGCAAACGTTCTTCCCGGCCGAACAGATGCAGGTCGGCAAGAGCTGGAAGGTGGGCTTCGAGACCGTGGGCACGCTGTTCGGCAGCTTTCCCTCGCACACCATCAACGGAGAGGCCCGGGTGCTGGCGCGGGAAACCCTGCAGACCCCGGCCGGCGCTTTCAGTACCTTCAAGATCGAATGGGTGACCTACAGCTCGCTCAAGGCGGGCCAGGCCACGCGCTGCCTGTTCTGGCTGAGCCAGGATGTGCCTGTGGCGGTGCGCTCCGAGTGTTCGGTGCCGGCCTCGGGCACTTCGCCGGCGCGGCAGGTGGTTCAACTGGTGCGGGTCAAGCGCGCCAGCTGA
- a CDS encoding gamma-glutamyltransferase family protein — protein MLAGLAGCGGSDSSFISSKTPVPDDGVKPPDVPVVRTVKFDPALCQQQDGAPYGQTVGISGTNLMVTSADVKASAAGCKVLAKGGTAIDAAIAVQAVLGVAEPFASGMAGGSVITYYDAASKKVRTFDGFSAAPATTGGVADIYRAVAQDVSSTTPFNICKSGLAANTSISSQQGNTNISGRAVGVPGTLKVLDLVYQSYGKTPWNQLWGDAIDLANNGFPMTPYMYKTLFADTAEYDDDGNLVSAGSGVSAWVNSAGTAKGAPRCKYPDIKARYCDATDASGQRPLAVGTIIRNTDLADTMQRVRDGGAAAFYNPAGPIAQAVVAKIGAGQLPCKSILPVAGTVAAPSVATTIAAIPSLMTTADFGSYRAVERQPLVGQRLGMTIYTQPAPSFGGVVTLYTLGLLERQNIKALPAFNGAQFVHLATEASRLANADRRNIVGDPAYSNIKERVNALLTPAYLDARAALITSTALGTVTTGGVADGIPAFAANADPANYDTMAALTVPAAKARQARKQAAVMLAKADRPAREEDWNTTSNIAIIDGYGNALSMTTTINTHWGAHIEAAGMMINNAMSNFSASTPGLDVNGYAPYKRPRSSIAPAIAFDASGKMRLVWGSAGGGPIPDYIVKTFLGHVLYGMDLQAAINADNWTGQNGIAELESGKPIANLVPNLITTYGNTAANAAATGLTSGLSGIAVSYDANGFPIYKGAADNRRNGGANGY, from the coding sequence GTGCTGGCCGGCCTGGCCGGCTGCGGCGGGTCTGATTCTTCATTCATCAGCAGCAAAACGCCCGTGCCGGACGATGGGGTCAAGCCGCCCGATGTGCCCGTGGTGCGCACCGTCAAGTTCGACCCTGCGCTGTGCCAGCAGCAAGATGGCGCGCCTTACGGCCAGACCGTCGGCATCAGCGGCACCAACCTGATGGTGACCTCGGCCGACGTCAAGGCCTCGGCCGCGGGCTGCAAGGTGCTCGCCAAGGGCGGCACCGCGATCGATGCCGCCATCGCCGTGCAGGCCGTGCTCGGCGTGGCCGAGCCCTTTGCCTCGGGCATGGCTGGCGGCAGCGTCATCACCTACTACGATGCGGCCAGCAAGAAGGTGCGCACCTTCGATGGCTTCTCGGCCGCGCCGGCCACCACCGGCGGCGTCGCGGACATCTACCGGGCTGTGGCGCAGGATGTCTCAAGCACCACGCCCTTCAACATCTGCAAGTCGGGCCTGGCCGCGAATACCAGCATTTCGTCCCAGCAGGGCAACACCAACATCTCGGGCCGCGCCGTGGGCGTGCCCGGCACGCTGAAGGTGCTGGACCTGGTGTACCAGTCCTACGGCAAGACACCCTGGAACCAGCTCTGGGGCGATGCGATCGATCTCGCGAACAACGGTTTCCCGATGACGCCCTACATGTACAAGACGCTGTTTGCCGACACCGCCGAGTACGACGACGACGGCAACCTGGTCAGCGCAGGCAGCGGCGTGTCGGCCTGGGTCAACTCGGCCGGCACCGCCAAGGGCGCGCCGCGCTGCAAGTACCCCGACATCAAGGCGCGCTACTGCGACGCCACCGATGCCTCAGGACAACGGCCGCTCGCCGTTGGCACGATCATCAGGAACACTGATCTGGCCGACACCATGCAGCGGGTGCGCGATGGCGGCGCCGCCGCCTTCTACAACCCCGCCGGCCCGATCGCCCAGGCGGTCGTGGCCAAGATCGGTGCCGGGCAACTGCCGTGCAAGTCGATCCTGCCGGTGGCCGGTACCGTGGCAGCGCCCTCGGTGGCCACCACCATCGCCGCGATCCCGAGCCTCATGACCACGGCCGATTTCGGCAGCTACCGCGCCGTGGAGCGCCAGCCGCTGGTCGGCCAGCGCCTGGGCATGACCATCTACACGCAGCCGGCTCCGTCGTTCGGCGGCGTGGTCACGCTGTACACCCTGGGCCTGCTGGAGCGCCAGAACATCAAGGCCCTGCCCGCCTTCAACGGCGCGCAATTCGTGCACCTCGCCACCGAAGCCAGCCGGCTGGCCAATGCCGACCGCCGCAACATCGTCGGCGACCCGGCCTATTCCAACATCAAGGAGCGCGTCAACGCCCTGCTCACGCCGGCCTACCTCGATGCGCGCGCCGCGCTGATCACCTCGACCGCCCTCGGCACGGTGACCACCGGCGGCGTGGCGGACGGCATTCCGGCCTTTGCCGCCAACGCGGATCCGGCCAACTATGACACCATGGCCGCGCTGACCGTGCCCGCCGCCAAGGCCCGGCAAGCGCGCAAGCAAGCCGCCGTGATGCTGGCCAAGGCCGACCGGCCGGCCCGCGAGGAGGACTGGAACACGACCAGCAACATCGCCATCATCGACGGCTACGGCAACGCCCTGTCCATGACCACCACGATCAACACGCACTGGGGTGCCCACATCGAAGCGGCCGGCATGATGATCAACAACGCCATGTCCAACTTCTCCGCCAGCACCCCTGGCCTCGACGTGAATGGCTATGCGCCCTACAAGCGGCCGCGCAGCTCCATCGCACCGGCCATCGCCTTCGACGCGAGCGGCAAGATGCGGCTGGTCTGGGGCTCTGCCGGCGGCGGCCCGATCCCTGACTACATCGTCAAGACCTTCCTCGGCCACGTGCTCTACGGCATGGACCTGCAGGCCGCGATCAACGCCGACAACTGGACCGGCCAGAACGGCATCGCCGAACTGGAATCGGGCAAACCCATCGCGAACCTGGTGCCGAACCTGATCACGACCTACGGCAACACCGCCGCCAACGCCGCGGCCACCGGCCTGACCAGCGGCCTGAGCGGCATCGCGGTGAGCTATGACGCCAACGGCTTCCCGATCTACAAGGGTGCGGCCGACAACCGGCGCAATGGCGGAGCCAACGGCTACTGA
- a CDS encoding LysR family transcriptional regulator, whose amino-acid sequence MEFDNLNVLRVLLAIADTGSLTAAGRQLDLSTAAVSAAIKRHENSLGVRLFERTTRSVRPTAEGEVMIDHARRALELVAEGQAKVRHGSLELSGTICITASVTMARELLVDWLAEFAAHHPAIQIDLQVSDAQLDLVRDAIDVAVRNGPLIDSSLVARLLAPARRLACASPAYLAQHGVPRHPRDLAHHECLVSRVRDRMYDRWYFEPAASPGAPAQVKVSGRLACHDASIAHQWALAGRGITYQSELVVAPSLASGALIRLLPNYVGEEVPLYAVMPSSRFVPARVSVLVGELSKLFRQQLKLLRQRTPAVAP is encoded by the coding sequence ATGGAATTTGACAATCTCAACGTTCTGCGTGTGCTTCTCGCCATCGCAGACACCGGAAGCCTCACGGCGGCGGGACGGCAACTCGACCTCAGCACGGCGGCCGTGAGCGCGGCCATCAAGCGGCACGAGAACTCGCTGGGCGTCCGGCTGTTCGAGCGGACCACCCGCTCGGTGCGGCCCACGGCCGAGGGCGAGGTGATGATCGACCATGCCCGGCGTGCGCTGGAACTCGTGGCCGAAGGGCAGGCCAAGGTCCGGCATGGTTCTCTCGAACTGAGCGGCACCATCTGCATCACGGCCTCGGTCACCATGGCGCGGGAACTGCTGGTCGACTGGCTGGCGGAGTTCGCTGCGCACCATCCCGCGATCCAGATCGATCTGCAGGTCAGCGATGCGCAGCTCGACCTGGTGCGCGACGCCATCGACGTGGCGGTGCGCAATGGCCCGCTGATCGATTCGAGCCTGGTGGCGCGGCTGCTGGCACCGGCGCGGCGCCTGGCCTGTGCCAGCCCGGCCTACCTGGCGCAACACGGCGTGCCCCGGCATCCCCGCGACCTGGCCCATCACGAATGCCTGGTGTCGCGCGTGCGGGACCGCATGTACGACCGCTGGTATTTCGAGCCTGCGGCCTCGCCCGGGGCGCCCGCACAGGTCAAGGTCAGTGGCCGGCTGGCCTGCCATGACGCTTCCATCGCGCACCAGTGGGCGCTGGCAGGGCGGGGCATCACCTACCAGTCCGAGCTGGTGGTGGCGCCTTCGCTGGCCAGCGGCGCCCTGATCCGGCTGCTGCCGAACTACGTTGGTGAAGAGGTGCCGCTCTACGCGGTGATGCCCAGCAGCCGCTTCGTGCCGGCGCGCGTCAGCGTGCTGGTGGGAGAGCTGTCCAAGCTGTTCCGCCAGCAGCTCAAGCTGCTGCGCCAGCGCACGCCTGCCGTCGCCCCGTGA
- a CDS encoding glycosyltransferase family 39 protein has protein sequence MKVDSSLDLPAQRAGWARHAPPAFAALTVAGWVVLACCVNPAQFADSIEQYNWAHSLELGYWKHPPLPTWLMALAICLMGASPATAYLLAALCLAGCAFCTWKIAQRLLPPGSSAPAIAVVLWSLHQGFSWRAQTYNHNTVLVLAIAAMVWATLVAVQSRRLLHWGIVGLLAGAALLSKYQAVVPILGVLFVLWRIGVLRGPQGQRRGVALALLVACAVFLPHLLWSLQHGLPSYQYFKQSAPVLGYSERIVRWLSFLTNQLRFHLPMLAALGVAVLFARARPAEPSTGAANSTLVTQWFWGLVGIPFLVLMAIVLLGGVKLQSFWGLQTMQFVPLLIAWQISRLPFRIRLKPLVFAALAIHLAGAFLYMRSISSPTAQRSLTSADRIFPARTMAARALADWQAATTCPLRYVVGPGFEAGLISVYSGAYPSVLEDGDFHKSPWIDRADLQRRGALIIGSALPGPGLSSPPQMHSMEVPARRRGAAGQTQQLYWSVTPPREPCPG, from the coding sequence ATGAAGGTTGATTCGTCGTTGGATCTGCCCGCGCAGCGCGCGGGCTGGGCGCGTCATGCGCCCCCCGCCTTTGCGGCCTTGACGGTGGCAGGCTGGGTCGTGCTGGCCTGCTGTGTCAATCCCGCGCAGTTTGCCGACAGCATCGAGCAGTACAACTGGGCCCACAGCCTGGAGCTCGGCTACTGGAAACACCCGCCCCTTCCGACCTGGCTCATGGCCCTGGCCATCTGCCTGATGGGTGCCTCCCCGGCCACGGCCTATCTGCTGGCCGCCCTCTGCCTCGCAGGCTGCGCCTTCTGCACCTGGAAAATCGCGCAGCGGCTGCTGCCGCCAGGATCTTCGGCCCCCGCCATCGCCGTGGTGCTGTGGTCGCTGCACCAGGGCTTCTCGTGGCGCGCCCAGACCTACAACCACAACACCGTCCTGGTGCTGGCCATTGCCGCGATGGTCTGGGCCACGCTGGTGGCGGTGCAGAGCCGGCGGCTGCTGCACTGGGGCATCGTGGGGCTGCTGGCCGGCGCGGCGCTGCTGAGCAAATACCAGGCGGTCGTTCCGATTCTTGGCGTCCTGTTTGTCCTATGGCGGATCGGCGTGCTCAGAGGCCCGCAAGGCCAGCGCCGGGGCGTGGCCCTGGCCCTGCTGGTGGCCTGTGCCGTGTTCCTGCCGCACCTGCTCTGGTCGCTTCAGCACGGCCTGCCGTCCTATCAGTATTTCAAGCAAAGCGCCCCGGTCCTGGGTTACAGCGAACGCATCGTGCGCTGGCTGTCTTTCCTCACGAACCAGCTGCGCTTTCATCTGCCCATGCTGGCCGCGCTTGGCGTGGCCGTGCTGTTCGCCCGGGCCCGGCCGGCCGAGCCTTCCACCGGTGCGGCCAATTCCACCCTGGTCACGCAGTGGTTCTGGGGGCTGGTGGGCATTCCCTTTCTGGTCCTGATGGCGATCGTGCTGCTGGGCGGCGTGAAGCTGCAGAGCTTCTGGGGGCTGCAGACGATGCAGTTCGTGCCGCTGCTGATTGCCTGGCAGATCAGCCGGCTCCCCTTTCGCATCCGGCTCAAGCCGCTCGTCTTCGCCGCGCTGGCGATCCATCTGGCCGGCGCCTTCCTCTACATGCGATCGATCAGCAGCCCGACGGCGCAGCGCTCGCTCACGAGCGCCGACCGCATCTTTCCCGCGCGCACCATGGCAGCCCGCGCCCTCGCCGACTGGCAGGCAGCCACCACCTGCCCGCTCCGCTACGTGGTGGGCCCCGGCTTCGAAGCCGGGTTGATCTCGGTCTACTCGGGCGCCTATCCCTCGGTGCTGGAAGACGGCGACTTCCACAAGTCGCCCTGGATCGACCGGGCCGACCTGCAACGCCGCGGCGCGCTGATCATCGGCAGCGCGCTGCCCGGGCCGGGCCTGTCTAGCCCGCCGCAGATGCATTCCATGGAGGTGCCTGCCAGGCGCCGAGGCGCGGCGGGGCAGACGCAGCAGTTGTACTGGTCGGTCACGCCGCCGCGCGAGCCCTGCCCCGGTTGA
- a CDS encoding DUF1624 domain-containing protein, whose protein sequence is MASSTQRFGSIDALRGVAIVWMTVFHFCFDLNHFGYLRQNFYHDPFWTWQRTCIVSLFLFCAGFGQAIAVHQGQSWRRFWRRWAQVAGCALLVTAGSALMFPQSYIYFGVLHGIAVMLLIVRLTAGWGRWLWLAGALAIAMKFIAEQLLATGTLSSFAEMFNARPLNWLGLITKKPITEDYVPVLPWLGVMWWGMAAGRWVLEQRPQWLARVPGGAAGRPLALLGRWSLSWYMLHQPVLIGLLTALAALK, encoded by the coding sequence ATGGCTTCTTCCACACAGCGTTTCGGGTCGATCGATGCCTTGCGCGGCGTGGCCATCGTCTGGATGACGGTGTTCCACTTCTGCTTCGACCTCAACCACTTCGGCTACCTGCGGCAAAACTTCTACCATGACCCTTTCTGGACCTGGCAGCGCACCTGCATCGTGAGCCTGTTCCTGTTCTGCGCGGGGTTCGGGCAGGCCATCGCGGTGCATCAGGGGCAGAGCTGGCGGCGTTTCTGGCGGCGCTGGGCGCAGGTGGCGGGCTGTGCGCTGCTGGTCACGGCGGGATCGGCCCTGATGTTCCCGCAAAGCTATATCTACTTCGGCGTGCTGCACGGCATTGCGGTGATGCTTCTCATCGTCCGGCTCACGGCGGGCTGGGGCCGTTGGCTGTGGCTTGCCGGCGCGCTCGCGATTGCTATGAAATTCATAGCTGAACAGCTCCTGGCGACAGGGACCTTGAGCAGTTTTGCCGAGATGTTCAATGCCCGGCCGCTGAACTGGCTCGGCCTGATCACCAAGAAGCCCATCACCGAAGACTATGTGCCCGTGCTGCCCTGGCTGGGCGTGATGTGGTGGGGCATGGCTGCCGGCCGCTGGGTGCTGGAGCAGCGGCCGCAATGGCTGGCGCGCGTTCCGGGCGGGGCGGCAGGCCGGCCGCTGGCGCTGCTGGGCCGCTGGAGCCTGAGCTGGTACATGCTGCACCAGCCGGTGCTGATCGGCCTGCTGACGGCGCTGGCAGCGCTCAAATGA
- a CDS encoding peptidylprolyl isomerase, producing the protein MKKQFLSAIAAAAVLGAVALPAAAQNVAVVNGKAVPKSRVDALTQQVARTGRPITPEMQGQIKDEVIAREIFIQEAQKRGLDATDDYKTQLELARQSLLIRELFADFQKTHPVTDADIKAEYDKFVAANGGKEYKARHILVENEADAKAIIAQLKKGAKFEDIAKKQSKDPGSGANGGDLDWATPSNYVKEFSDALVKLNKGQLTDTPVKSQFGWHIIRLDDVRQAQLPKLEEVKPQISQQLQQQKLAAFQEELRSKAKVE; encoded by the coding sequence ATGAAAAAGCAGTTCTTATCGGCTATCGCAGCTGCGGCCGTCCTGGGCGCGGTGGCGTTGCCTGCTGCAGCGCAAAACGTCGCCGTGGTGAACGGCAAGGCCGTGCCCAAGTCGCGCGTCGATGCCCTGACGCAGCAAGTGGCGCGCACCGGCCGCCCCATCACGCCCGAGATGCAGGGCCAGATCAAGGATGAAGTGATCGCGCGCGAGATCTTCATCCAGGAAGCGCAAAAGCGCGGCCTCGACGCCACCGACGACTACAAGACCCAGCTCGAGCTGGCCCGCCAGAGCCTGCTGATCCGCGAACTGTTCGCCGACTTCCAGAAGACCCACCCGGTGACCGACGCCGACATCAAGGCCGAGTACGACAAGTTCGTCGCGGCCAACGGCGGCAAGGAATACAAGGCGCGCCACATCCTGGTTGAAAACGAAGCCGATGCCAAGGCCATCATCGCCCAGCTCAAGAAGGGCGCCAAGTTCGAGGACATCGCCAAGAAGCAGTCCAAGGATCCCGGGTCCGGCGCCAATGGTGGCGACCTCGACTGGGCCACGCCCAGCAACTACGTGAAGGAGTTCTCCGACGCGCTGGTCAAGCTCAACAAGGGACAGCTCACCGACACGCCGGTGAAGAGCCAGTTCGGCTGGCACATCATCCGCCTGGACGACGTGCGCCAGGCCCAGTTGCCCAAGCTGGAAGAGGTCAAGCCCCAGATCTCGCAGCAACTGCAGCAGCAGAAGCTGGCCGCCTTCCAGGAAGAACTGCGCAGCAAGGCCAAGGTGGAATAA
- a CDS encoding BolA family protein: protein MSTAIHAAALEQRLRDALAPTQLEVLDESAAHAGHAGANGTGFGTHFRVRIASPLFTGQPRLARHRLVYDALQDFIDRGVHAIAIETL, encoded by the coding sequence GTGAGCACCGCCATCCACGCCGCCGCGCTCGAGCAGCGGCTGCGCGACGCGCTGGCGCCGACGCAGCTCGAAGTGCTGGACGAAAGCGCCGCCCACGCCGGCCATGCGGGCGCCAACGGCACGGGTTTCGGCACCCATTTCCGGGTGCGGATCGCGTCACCTTTGTTTACAGGACAGCCCCGATTGGCGCGCCATCGCCTTGTGTATGATGCGCTGCAAGATTTCATTGATCGGGGCGTTCATGCCATCGCCATTGAAACGCTCTGA
- a CDS encoding septation protein A — translation MKLFLDFFPIILFFVAFKVWGIYVATAVAIAATLVQIGYVRFKHGKVEPMQWISLGVIVLFGGATLIAHNDTFIKWKPTVLYWLMGGALLAGQLFFRKNLLKSLMGAQMELPDNAWRVMNWSWTAFFAVMGVINLWVAFNFDTDTWVNFKLFGGLGLMVLFVIGQALYLGRYLKTDTETRDS, via the coding sequence ATGAAACTGTTTCTCGACTTCTTCCCCATCATCCTGTTCTTCGTGGCCTTCAAGGTCTGGGGCATCTATGTCGCCACGGCCGTGGCCATCGCCGCCACACTGGTGCAGATCGGCTACGTCCGCTTCAAGCACGGCAAGGTCGAGCCCATGCAATGGATCAGCCTGGGCGTGATCGTGCTGTTCGGCGGCGCTACCCTGATCGCCCACAACGACACCTTCATCAAATGGAAGCCCACCGTGCTGTACTGGCTGATGGGCGGCGCGCTGCTGGCGGGCCAGTTGTTCTTCAGGAAGAACCTGCTCAAGTCGCTGATGGGCGCCCAGATGGAGCTGCCCGACAACGCCTGGCGCGTGATGAACTGGAGCTGGACTGCCTTCTTCGCGGTAATGGGCGTCATCAACCTGTGGGTGGCCTTCAATTTCGACACCGACACCTGGGTCAACTTCAAGCTGTTCGGCGGCCTGGGCCTGATGGTGCTGTTCGTGATCGGCCAGGCGCTCTACCTGGGCCGCTACCTCAAGACCGACACGGAGACACGCGACTCGTGA
- the msrB gene encoding peptide-methionine (R)-S-oxide reductase MsrB, with the protein MSHKIEKTDAEWQALLAHKGAEPRAFEVTRHAATERPFTGKYEAHWADGSYHCVCCGAKLFDSDTKFDAGCGWPSFSLASPGAIREIVDRSHGMVRTETVCAQCDAHLGHVFEDGPAPTGLRYCMNSASLDFTPQPSP; encoded by the coding sequence ATGAGCCACAAGATCGAAAAGACCGACGCCGAATGGCAGGCGCTGCTCGCGCACAAGGGCGCCGAGCCGCGCGCCTTCGAAGTCACGCGCCACGCGGCCACCGAGCGGCCGTTCACCGGCAAGTACGAGGCCCACTGGGCCGACGGCTCCTACCACTGCGTCTGCTGCGGCGCCAAGCTGTTCGACTCCGACACCAAGTTCGACGCCGGCTGCGGCTGGCCGAGCTTCTCGCTGGCGAGTCCCGGCGCGATCCGCGAGATCGTGGACCGCAGCCATGGCATGGTGCGCACCGAAACCGTGTGCGCCCAATGCGATGCCCATCTGGGCCATGTGTTCGAAGACGGCCCGGCACCCACCGGCCTGCGTTACTGCATGAATTCGGCCTCGCTGGATTTCACGCCCCAGCCCTCCCCCTGA
- a CDS encoding protein adenylyltransferase SelO, whose amino-acid sequence MNPPADTALDPAPGLAWHNSFAALGEDFYTLLPPTPLPEPYWVGKNPALARELELDDAWFASQAALEAFTGNRALAGSRALASVYSGHQFGVWAGQLGDGRALLLGELQTPAGPQELQLKGSGRTPYSRMGDGRAVLRSSVREFLCSEAMQALGIPTSRALCVTGSDAPVRREEIETAAVVTRVAPSFIRFGHFEHFAASRQHAQLRILADYVIDRFYPACRTTEQFAGNPYAALLEAVSGRTAAMVAQWQAVGFCHGVMNTDNMSILGLTIDYGPFQFLDTFNPGHICNHSDTHGRYAYGKQPNVAYWNLFCLGQALLPLVGEQELALAALEPYKTVFPREFEARMRAKLGLADAQPGDLALIESLLKLLTRDQVDYTIFWRRLSHHVAGAGPETVRDLFLDRAAFDAWLLQFSERLTTAGPGHPADLMLKTNPKYVLRNHLGQQAIEKAKLKDFSGVDTLLSLLQAPFDEHPGQDAAAGFPPDWASSIEISCSS is encoded by the coding sequence ATGAACCCGCCCGCCGACACGGCCCTCGACCCCGCTCCGGGCCTTGCCTGGCACAACAGCTTCGCCGCGCTCGGCGAAGACTTCTACACCTTGCTGCCGCCCACGCCCCTGCCCGAGCCCTATTGGGTCGGCAAGAACCCCGCGCTGGCGCGCGAACTGGAGCTGGACGATGCCTGGTTCGCCTCGCAGGCCGCGCTCGAGGCCTTCACCGGCAACCGGGCGCTGGCCGGCAGCCGGGCGCTGGCCAGCGTCTACAGCGGCCATCAGTTCGGCGTCTGGGCCGGCCAGCTCGGCGACGGCCGGGCCCTCCTGCTTGGCGAGCTGCAGACACCCGCCGGCCCGCAGGAGCTTCAGCTCAAGGGCAGCGGCCGCACACCCTACTCGCGCATGGGCGATGGCCGCGCGGTGCTGCGTTCGAGCGTGCGCGAGTTCCTGTGCAGCGAAGCCATGCAGGCCCTGGGCATCCCGACCAGCCGCGCCCTGTGCGTGACCGGCTCGGACGCGCCAGTGCGCCGCGAGGAGATCGAAACCGCCGCCGTGGTCACGCGCGTGGCGCCGAGCTTCATCCGCTTCGGCCATTTCGAGCATTTCGCGGCCAGCCGGCAGCATGCGCAGCTCAGGATCCTGGCCGACTACGTGATCGACCGGTTCTACCCGGCGTGCCGCACCACGGAGCAGTTCGCCGGCAATCCCTATGCCGCGCTGCTGGAGGCCGTGAGCGGGCGCACCGCCGCGATGGTGGCGCAGTGGCAGGCCGTGGGCTTCTGCCATGGCGTGATGAACACCGACAACATGAGCATCCTGGGGCTGACCATCGACTACGGCCCGTTCCAGTTCCTCGATACCTTCAACCCCGGCCACATCTGCAACCACAGCGACACCCACGGCCGCTACGCCTATGGCAAGCAACCCAACGTCGCCTACTGGAACCTGTTCTGCCTGGGCCAGGCCCTGCTGCCGCTGGTCGGTGAGCAGGAACTCGCGCTGGCGGCGCTGGAGCCGTACAAGACCGTCTTTCCCCGGGAGTTCGAGGCGCGCATGCGCGCCAAGCTGGGCCTGGCGGATGCGCAGCCGGGCGATCTGGCGCTGATCGAGTCGCTTCTCAAGCTGCTGACCCGGGACCAGGTCGACTACACCATCTTCTGGCGGCGGCTGTCACACCATGTTGCAGGGGCCGGGCCCGAAACGGTGCGCGACCTGTTTCTCGACCGGGCCGCGTTCGACGCCTGGCTGCTACAATTTTCGGAGCGCCTCACGACCGCTGGACCTGGACATCCGGCCGATTTGATGCTCAAAACCAACCCGAAGTACGTGCTGCGCAACCATCTGGGCCAACAGGCCATCGAAAAAGCGAAACTAAAGGATTTTTCCGGGGTCGATACCTTGCTGAGCCTGCTGCAGGCCCCATTTGACGAACATCCGGGACAGGACGCAGCTGCCGGCTTCCCGCCCGACTGGGCCTCTTCCATCGAAATCAGCTGTTCATCATGA